The genomic interval GGCGCAGGCGCCCGCCGCCGTCGCGGCGATCCGCGAGGCCTTCGTGGCCTGCGATCCGGTCGGCTACGCCGTGTGCTGCGGGGCGATCGGCCGGATGGACCTCCGGCCGGTGCTCGGCCGCATCGGGGCGCCGACCCTCGTCATCGCCGGGCGCGACGACCCGGCGACGCCGCCCGCGATGGCCGAGGCGATCTGTGCGGGCATCCCGCAGGCGGAGCTGGTCCTGTTACCGCGCGCCGCTCATCTCCTCGCCGTCGAGCACCCGGAGGCGACGGCCGCCCATCTCGGCGCCTTCCTCGACCGGCAGCGCGGCGACCGTGCCGCCACCGGCGCCGTGCCCTTCGCGGAGGGGCTGGAGAATCGCAAGGCCGTGCTGGGCACGGCCCATGTCGAGCGCTCCCTGGCGGCGGCCGGGCGCTTTGCCGGACCCTGGCAGGACTTCATCACCCGCACGGCCTGGGGCGAGATCTGGGGCGATCCGCGCCTGCCCTGGAAGACGCGTTCCCTGGTGACCCTCGCCCTGATGGCGGCGCTGGGGCGGGAGGAGGAGTTCAAGCTCCATATCCGTCCGGCGCTCGCCAACGGACTCGACCTCGACGAGTTGCAGGCCCTGCTCCTGCAGACGGCGATCTATGCCGGAGTCCCGGCCGCCAACGGTGCCTTCCGCTGGGTGCGGGACACGCTGGGCGAGGCCGCCGATGCCGGCCCCTGAGGCCGGGGCAGGAACCCGCGCCGCCCGGCGCAGATGCGCGCCGCCGGGCGGGTCGCGGTCCGGCGCCGCGTGGGAGCGCGGGTGCAGGGCTCAGGCATCCTTGCTACCGATGCGGCGCAGGAGCGCGATCAGCTGGGCGCACTCCGCCGCATCGAGCTCGGCGAGCAGCGTCGCCTCGTGGGCGTGCAGCTGCCGCCGCACCTCCGCGAAGACCGCCTGTCCCTCGGGGGTCAGGTCGAGGACGAAGGCGCGGCGATCGGCCTCGTCGGCGCGGCGCGAGATCCAGCCCTTCTCGATCAGCTCGTTCACCAGCACGACCATGTTGGCGCGGTGGATGCCGAGCACGCGGCCGATCGCCCCTTGGTTGATGCCGGGATTGGCCTCGACGACCGACAGGATGCCGAACAGCACCTGCCGCATGCCGCTGCCTTCGATGACGCGGGCAAAGTCGTTCCGCACGGCCGTGCTGGCCCGCCGGAGATGGTAGCCCACAAGGTCCTCGATCGCGCCGAGCCGCGGCTGGAGATCCGCCGGGGCAATAACCAGTTCTGTCGCTTTCGCCACGCGGAGCCTCCCGAACCGGCGTGGCTTAACGAGACGGGCAGCAGGGTTCAAGCGGACGCCGACGCGCGCCGGGCCGGATACCGCACGCGCAGGGGCTGGGGCGCCTCAGGCAGAGGGGCCCGCCGGGCGATTCCGCTTGCGGTAGGCGGCCGGACTGATCCCCGCACGCTGGGCGAAGAAGCGCGAGAAATAGGCCGGGTCGTTGAAGCCGAGATCGAACGCGATCTTCGAGATCGGCAGCGCGGTGTAGATCAGGGCGCGCTGAGCCTCGAGCACCTGGCGCTCGTGCAGCACCGACTGCGGCGGCTTACCCACGACCTGTGTGCAGGCCGCGTGAAGGCGGTCGGGGCTGACCCCGAGATCGGCCGCGAAGCGGGCGACCGGCCAGTTCTGCCGGAGATTGGCCTCGAGCAGCCGGCGGAAGCGTCGGTAGAGCCCGGCCCGCGCCGCCGCGGCGGGCTCGGTGAAGGCACGCAGGGCGTGCGTGCGTACGACGCCGACGAGCAGAAGCTTGACCAGCGCCGCCACGGCGCTGAACGAGCCCGGCTGCGCGCCGCCGACCTCGCGCCGCAGGCCCTCGAACAGCGAGACCACGTTCATGTCGATCTCGTCGGGCGCGCCTGGGGGGCCGCTGAACACCGCCGCGGCTGTCGCGTCGAGGCGCGCGGCCTCGTGGTCGTGGGTGATGACGGAGCCCAGGAAGTCGTCGGAGAGGGAGAGGACGACCCCCTCTGTCTCCGGCCGGAACGAAAAGGCGTGCACCGTGCCGGCGGGGATCCAGAGCAGCCAGGGCGCCCGGAAGCGGTCGTTGCCCGCATCGATGCGGACCTGGCCGCCGCCCTCCGTAACCATGAGAGCCTGGGTCAGGTGGTCGTGGCGGTGGGCGGCGATCTCCCAGTCGTGCAGGCGCGCGCTCGGCCCGATCCGCTCGGCGTGCACGAAATTCGGCGCGGCGGCCTCCGCCACCTCGCCGTAGAGGCGGAAGACGGGAATCGCGCGCGTGTGGTCCGGCTGCATCGCTGGTCCTGGCCTCCCCATGGCGCGGGCGTCGCGGCGCCCAAATTCGTCCAAGTCTTTCTTGGCGGCGTGCAGGAATCCGGAATTCCGGACCTGTAGGCTCCATTGCTAGAGTGAACTTGTTCTCGGCCGGGATCTACGCCCCGGGAGCCGGAACACAGAACACGAACCGGATACACTTCGGGAGGAGATCGCCCCGCCGGCCGGCACGCGCGAGCGGCCGGATCGCGTCCGGGGCGGCCCGTGCCGCGACGGCAGGGGCGCGACCGCCGCGGGACCCCGCGTCCCGCCCGGCCGCGGTCTGCCGCGCGGCCCCTCCGCCCGGCGACGCGATGGCAGCAAGGAGGGCCTGATGACTGCGCCGAAGCCGTTCCCGATGAACGCATGGTACGCCGCGGCCTGGGATTACGAGATCAAGCGCGCGCTGACCCCGCGCCGGATCTGCGACACCCCGGTGGTGCTCTACCGCCGCGGCGACGGCGGCGTCGCCGCGCTGGAGGATGCCTGCTGGCACCGCCTTCTGCCGCTGTCGCTCGGCCATCTCCGGGGAGACGAGGTGGTGTGCGGCTATCACGGTCTGGTCTTCAACCCGGCCGGGCGCTGCACCTTCATGCCGGCGCAGGAGACCATCAACCCCTCGGCCTGCGTCCGCGCCTTCCCTGTCGTCGAGAAGTACCGGCTGATCTGGGTCTGGATGGGCGACCCGGCGCTTGCCGACCCCGCGACGGTGCCGGATTTCCACTGGAACAGCGACGCGCCGTGGGTCGGCGAGGGCGGGACCTATTACGGCCTGAAATGCGATTACCGGCTGGTGGTCGACAACCTTATGGACCTCACGCACGAGACCTACGTCCATGCCGGCTCGATCGGCGACGAGGCCATCACCCGCAACCCCTTCGACGTTACCCATGCCGGCCGCAAGGCCGTGGTGGAGCGCTGGATGGAAGGCATCGAGCCCCCGCCGTTCTGGGCTCGGATGCTCGGCCGCCCCGGCCCCGTGGACCGCTGGCAGATCATCCATTTCGAGGCGCCCGGCATCGTGGCGGGCGATGTCGGCGTGGCTCCGGCCGGGACCGGCGCGCGGACGGGCGACCGCTCGCAAGGCGTGAACGGCTTCTTCCTGGCAGCGATCACGCCCGAGACCGAGACGAGCTGCCACTATTTCTGGAACTTCGTCCGCAACTTCCGCACCGACGACCAGTCCCTCACCAAGACGCTCAACCTCGCCCATGTCAACGACGGCAACGGCGTCTACGATCAGGACTTCGCCGTGCTGGAGGCGCAGCAGCGGGCGATCGACCGCAACCCGCGCCAGCCCTTCTACAACCTGAACATCGATGCCGGCGCGCTCTGGGCCCGCCGCCTGATCGACACGATGCTGGCGGCCGAGCAGGGCGGCCCGGCCGGGGACCCGCCGCGCCTCGCGGCCGAGTAGGGCTGGCCTTCCGCGGCGCGCAGACGCCGCCGGAGGAGGAGAGGGAGTGGGACATGCACGCGAGACCCGAATGGCAGGGCGCCCGGCTCAGGGAGATCCGCGATCTGACGCCGGACATCCGCCTATTCACGATCGAACCCGAGCGCTTCGAGCGCCCGTCGCCGGGCAGCAACATCGCGATCGGCGTCCGGATCGGGGAACGGCCCGACACGCGGCGCTACTCTCTCGTCGGACTCGCGGCGGACGGGCTCTACCGGATCGCCGTCAAACGCCTGCCTGACAGCCGCGGCGGCTCCGCCTACCTCCACGGCTTGGCGCCCGGCGCGCGGCTGACGATCTCGGCGCCGGCAAACCACTTCCCGCTCAACCGGGGACGCCCGGACTACCTCCTGGTCGCGGGCGGGATCGGTATCACGCCGATCTACGGCATGGCGGTGGCGCTCGCCGAGGCGGGCGCGCCCGTCCGCGTTCTCTACACGGCGCGCGCCGCAGCGGACCTCGCCTTCGCCGACAGCCTGCGCGAACGCCTCGGCGCGCGGCTCCGGATCTTCCTCGATGAGCGGGGCGAGCGGATCGACCTCGCCGCCGAGATCGCCCGCCTCGCCTCAGGGGGCGAACTCTACATCTGCGGCCCGATCGGCCTGCGCGAGGCCGCCCAGCGCGCCTGGGCGGCGAGCGGCCGGCCCATCGACGGCCTGCGCTTCGAGACCTTCGGCAGCAGCGGTCGCTATCCCGCGGAGCCGTTCCGGGTCCGCATCCCGCGCCTTAGCCGGGAGATTCTCGTGCCGCACAACCAGAGCCTGCTGGACGCCCTGGAGGCGGCCGGGATCGCGGTGATCTCAGATTGCCGCCGCGGCGAGTGCGGCCTCTGCGCCGTGAAGGTCCTCGACCTCGCGGGCCGGCTCGACCACCGCGACGTCTTCCTCAGCGACGCCCAGAAGGACACGAACGCGCAGATCTGCACCTGCGTCTCGCGGGTGGCGGGCGGCAACCTCAGTATCGATATCGCCGACCGGAGCTGACTGTACCGATCGACTGCGAACCGGCACGCCGAGCACCTGGAATTACAATCTAGAAGCGCTGTCGCAAAAAAGCATTGAAGACATCGGGACGGGATGGACTACGGACGACTTTGCTCTTGTCCGCCGTCGCCATTATGTTATGTCTCATAACAAGAGTTGAGAATCACCGGGAGGAAGCCATGCTGGACACCAGCACGGAGCCGGGCGTCGCGCCCGCGGATACGTCGTACCTGGAGCGGCGCAACCCGCTGACCGGCGCGGTCGCGACCCGGATGCCCGCCCACGACGTGGACGCCGCCCGTGCGGTCGCCGACGCGGCCGAGGCCGCCCTGCCGGTCTGGTCCGAACTCGGGCCGACGGCCCGGCGCACCGTGCTGCTGCGGGCGGCTGAGTGCCTGACGGCGCGAGCCGACGCCTTCGTGGCGGCGATGACGGCGGAGATCGGGGCGACCGAGGGCTGGGCCCGGTTCAACCTCCAGCTCGCCGCCGCCATGACCCGGGAGGCGGCGGCGCTGACCACGCAGATCGGCGGCGAGGTGATCCCCTCCGACAAGCCGGGCTGCCTCGCCATGAGCGTGCGGGAGCCCGCTGGCGTCGTCCTCGGCATCGCGCCCTGGAATGCCCCGATCATCCTGGGCGTGCGCGCCGTGGCGGTGCCGCTCGCCTGCGGCAACACGGCAATCCTGAAGGCCTCCGAACAGTGCCCGCGCACCCACGCGCTGATCGTCGAAGCCTTCCGGGAGGCCGGTCTGCCGGACGGCGCGCTCGGTTTCGTGGCGAACCGGCCTGAGGCGGCCGGCGCCGTCGTCGGCGCGCTGATCGACCACCCGGCCGTGCGCCGCATCAACTTCACCGGCTCCACGTCGGTCGGGCGGGTCATCGCCCGGCGGGCGGCCGAGCACCTGAAGCCGGTGCTGCTGGAACTCGGGGGCAAGGCCCCGCTCCTCGTCTTGGAGGATGCCGACCTCGACGAGGCCGTGAAGGCCGCGGCCTTCGGCGCCTTCATGAACCAGGGCCAGATCTGCATGTCGACCGAGCGCATCATCGTGCTCGACGCAGTGGCCGACGAATTCGCCGAGCGCTTCCGCGCCAAGGCCGCCGCGCTCAGCGTCGGCGATCCCCGAGAGGGCAGGGCGCCCCTCGGCGCGGTCGTCGACCTGAAGACGGTCGATCACGTGCGGGGCCTCGTGGAGGATGCGGTGGCGGACGGCGCGACGCTGCTGACCGGCGGGGCGGCCGACGGCGTGCTGATGCCCGCCCATGTCGTCGACCGGGTGACGCCCGCCATGCGGCTGTTCCGCGAGGAGACCTTCGGCCCGGTGGTGGCGCTCGTGCGGGCCCGTGATGAGGCGGAGGCGATCGCGCTCGCCAACGACACCGAATACGGCCTCTCGGCCTCGATCTTCACCCGCGACGCTGCGCGGGGCCTGCGCGTAGCGCGGCGGATCAAGTCCGGCATCTGCCACATCAACGGGCCGACCGTGCACGACGAGGCCCAGATGCCGTTCGGCGGCGTCAAGGCCTCCGGCTACGGCCGTTTCGGCGGTCGGGCCGGTATCGACGCCTTCACGGAGCTGCGCTGGATCACGGTCGAGACCCAGCCCGGCCATTTTCCGATCTGACGGAGGCGCGCGATGAACCGGCTCACCGGACGCTGCGCGGCCGACCGGCTCGCGCTCGCGGCTGGCGCCGCCGCGGCGCAGGAAGCCGGCGCCGGCCGCCGCGCCGGGGCCGCACGACGGGATACGCCGGACCCTGTTCGTCGCGCACGGCCTCCGCAGGCCCGACCACGTCGCGGTTGATGCCTCCGCGTCGCGGTGACGACCGGTCCCGGCCCGCGGCACCCGTCTCAAGTCTTCTCCGAACGCGCGTCGCGCATCTCATTTCGGATTTCATCCCGGATCCACTCGCGGACTTCACTGGAACAGCAGTCATGGCCAACGATCACGACACCGTCGCCTACGAGGTCCAGGACCGCGTCGCCTGGGTCCGCTTCAACCGGCCCGAAAAGCGCAACTGCATGTCGCCCGCCCTCAACCGGCGTATGATGGAGGTTCTGGATACGCTGGAATTCCGCGAGGACGTCGGCGTCCTGGTGCTCACCGGCGAGGGCACGGCCTGGTCGGCCGGCATGGACCTGAAGGAGTATTTCCGCGAAACCGAGGCGCAGGGGCTGGCCGGCACCCGCAAGGCGCAGCGCGAGAGCTACGGCTGGTGGCGGCGCCTGCGCTGGTATCAAAAGCCCACCATCGCGATGGTCAACGGCTGGTGCTTCGGCGGCGGCTACGGGCCGCTCTACGCCTGCGACCTCGCCTTTGCGGCCGAGGAGGCGCAGTTCGGCCTCAGCGAGATCAACTGGGGCATCCTGCCGGGCGGCGGCGCCACGAAGGTGGCGGTGGCGCTGACTTCGTTCCGCAACGCCATGTACCACGCGATGATGGGCGAGACCGTCGACGGTCGCACGGCCGCCGCCTGGGGCTTCGTGAACGAGGCGGTGCCGGCTGATCAGCTCCGGGCGCGCGTCGCGGCGGTGGCAGCCGTGCTCCTGAAGAAGAACCCGGTCGCCCTGAAGGCCACGAAGGACGCGGTGCGGCGGGTCGCCGACATGACCTACGATGACGCCGAGGATTATCTGATCCGGGCTCAGGAAGCGGCGAACAGCTTCGACAATGAGGGTCGGAAAGAGGGCATCCGGCAGTTCATCGACGAGAAGAGCTACAAGCCGGGCCTCGGCGCCTACGACCTGTCCAAGCACAAGACCTGACGAGAGCGCCCCGGCGGACACCTGGGCGGCGGAGGCCGCCCGGCCCGTCGGCGGCCGCTGCCGCAATCCCCGACCCATCCCGATGAGCCCGCGCGCATCGCCTGCGCCGCGAGGGAGAGCCGAGTCATGCCCAACCTTGCCCGCCTGCTCCGGCCCCGATCGGTCGCGATCGTCGGCGCATCCGACAAGCCGGGCGCGCTCGGCGCCTCGGTCCTCGCGAACCTGACGCGGGCCGGATATGCCGGCCCGATCCACCTGATCAATCCCCGGCGCGCCGAGATCGCCGGCCGCGCCTGCCTGCCCTCGGTCGAGGCGCTGCCCGAGGGCATCGACGTCGCGGTGCTGGCCATCCCCCGCGCGGCGGTGCTGGAGACCATGCGCGCCCTGGCGGAGCGCCGGGTCGGGGCAGCGATCATCTTTTCGGCCGGCTTCGCCGAGGGCGGGGAGGCCGGGCTCGCCGAGCAGCGCGCGATCGCCCAGATCGCGCGGGACGCCGACATGGTCGTCGAGGGGCCGAACTGCCTCGGCCTCATCAATTTCGTGGACGGCGTGCCGCTCACCTTCGTGGAACTGCCCGCGACGCCCCTGGCCGGCCGGCCCGGCATCGGGATCGTGTCGCAGTCCGGGGCGATGGCGGCGGTACTCGGCGTCACCCTGATGGCTCGGGATCTCGGCCTGTCCTACTCGGTCTCGACCGGCAACGAGGCCGCGAGCGGCGTCGAGGACTACGTCGACCACCTCGTCGACGACCCCGATACCCGGGTGATCGCGATGATCGTCGAGCAGTTCCGCCGACCCGCCCGCTTCCTGGCCGCGGCCGAGCGGGCGCGCGCCGCCGGCAAGCCGGTCGTGTTGCTCCATCCCGGGCGCGGCGAGGCGGCACGCCGCTCGGCCGCGACCCATACGGGGGCGCTCGCGGGCGATTACGCGGTGATGCGCCTCAAGGTCGAGCGGGCGGGCGTCAGCGTCGTCGGCACCCTGGAGGAACTCGGCGACGTCGCCGAACTGCTGCTGCGCTGCCCGCCCTTTAGCGCGGGTGGCACCGCGGTGCTCACCGAATCCGGCGCCTACAAGGCGCTGACCCTCGACCTTGCGGAGGATGTCGGCCTCGCCCTGCCGCCGCTCGGCGACGCCGACAGCCCGGCACTGCGGGCGGCGTTGCCGGACTTCGTGCCGGTGAGCAACCCGGTCGACCTCACCGCTCAGGCCCTGGTCGATCCCGACCTCTACCGGCGTGCGCTCGCCGCGCTCTTGGACGACACGCGCGTCGCCGCCGTGGTGCTCGGCATCATCCAGACCGACGCAGCGACCTGCGCCCTCAAATTCCCGCCGATCATCGAGGCTCTGCGCGCCCTGAAGCCGGGAAAGCCCGTCCTCTTCGGCGGCCTCGACGAGGGCGCGGCTGTGGCGGGGGAGCATATCGCGGCCCTGCGCGCCCTCGGGGTCCCCTATTTCGCCACCTGCGAGCGGGTGATCCGCGCGCTCGCCGTGGTGGCGCGGCGCGGTGGGGCGCCCGCGGAGGCCGCGCCGGTGCCGCCCCTGCCGCCGCGCTTCGCCGACGACGTCCGGGGCGTCGTACCGGAATACCGGGCCAAGGCCCTGCTGGCGCCCTTGGGCATCCCGTTCCCGGAGAGCCGCATGGCGACGACTCTGGCGGAGGCGCACGAAGCGGCCGGACAGCTCGGCTATCCCGTCGTCCTCAAGGCGCAATCGGCAGAGCTGTCCCACAAGAGCGATGCCGGCGGGGTCATCGTCGGCCTCGCCGACCCGGGCGACCTGGCCCGGGGATGGGCGCAGCTCGCCGCCAACATCGCGCATCACCGGCCCGGCCTGGTGCTCGACGGCGTTCTCGTCGAACGGATGGGCGCGCGCGGCGTCGAACTGATCGTCGGCGGCCGCAGCGATCCGGATTGGGGGCCGGTGGTGCTGGTCGGGTTCGGCGGCGTCCAGGCGGAGGTGCTCAAGGACGTGTGCCTGTTGCCGCCGGACCTGGACGAGGCCGCCATCGCCGACCGGATCCGCACCCTGCGCAGCGCCGCCCTGCTCGACGGGTTCCGCGGCGCTCCGGCCCTCGACGTCGCGGCGGTCGCCCGCGTGGCCGCGGCCGTGGGCCGAGCGCTCCTCAGCGAGACGCGCATCCGGGAGATCGATCTCAATCCCGTCGTGGTGAGGCCCGTCGGCGAAGGCGCCGTCGCCCTCGATGCGCTCATGATCTTCGCGCCGCCCTGAGGGCGCCCATCCTCGCCGCGAGCGCCGGTCCGAACGCCAGGGACCGATTGTCGGCGAGGCCAGGGGCCGCGGGCCGGTTCCGGACCGGACCGGACCGGACGACAAATCTCGGAGAAGAGCCCGAACAAGGGCCGCTCATCAGACCTTTGAAGAGGGAGAGGAACGCATGGCTGACGCATTGATACTGGGGCGCAGCACCCCGAGGGCAGGAGCGCTGACGGTCGGCCTCTGCTGCCTCGTGACCTTGATCGAAGGGTTCGATCTCCAGTCGGCCGGCGTCGTCGCCCCGCGGCTCGTTTCCATCTTCAACCTCACCCCTGGCCAGCTCGGCCTGTTCTTCTCGGCGAGCACGATGGGGCTGCTGATCGGCGCCGCCTTCGGTGGCCGCCTCTCCGACCGGGTCGGCCGGAAGAAGTCCCTCATCGTCTCGGTCGCCCTGTTCGGCCTCATGTCGATCTTCACGGGGCTGGCGAACAGCTTCGAGGTACTGCTCCTCGCCCGTCTTCTCACGGGTGTCGGGCTCGGGGCCGCCCTGCCGAACCTGATCGCCCTCGTCGCCGAGAGCACCGCGCCGGAGCGGCGCGCGAGCGCCGTGGCCCTGCTCTATGCGGGCCTTCCGGCCGGGGGCGCCCTGGCAAGTCTGTTCACGCTTGTCGGAGCGGAATCCCACCACTGGTCGACGATCTTCATCACCGGGGGTGTCGCGCCGCTCCTGGTCGTGCCGCTGATCTGGGCTTGGCTGCCGCACAGCAGCACGGCCAGCGCCAAGCAGGGTGGGGGCCGTGTGAGGAGCGTCCCGACGGCCCTGTTCGGCGAAGGACGGGCGACAACGACTCTGATCCTGTGGCTTGCCTTCGTGCTCGGACTGCTGGTCCTCTATCTCCTGCTCAACTGGCTTCCATCGCTCGTCATCGCCCGTGGCATGAGCCGGGCCGACGCTTCCTGGGTGCAGTTCGTGTTCAATCTCGGCTCCGCCCTGGGCAGCACCGCGACCGGTCTCCTGATGGATCGCTGGGGAAAAGCGGCGACCGCGGCCCTCGTGTTCAGCGCGAGCGTCGCCGCCCTGATCCTGATCGCCTTCGTCCCCTCTAACCTGTCGGCGCTGGTCTTCGCGGGCTTCTTCCTCGGGGTCGCGCTGGCCGGAACGCAGGCCGTGCTCTACGCCTTGGCGCCGAGCTGTTATCCGACCGATGTCCTCGGCACGGGCGTCGGGGCCGCCGTCTCGATGGGACGTTTCGGCTCCGTCCTCGGGCCGATGCTGGCCGGAACGCTCGTCGGCGCCGGCCGGAGCGACGTCGAGGTGCTCGTCGCGCTCATTCCGATCCTGATGATCTCGGGCGGCGCGGCCACGATCCTGAGCCTCCGCATCCGGTCAGCGTAAATCGCGCCACTTGTCGGGACCCGTCGGGAAGCCGGTTTTCCAACCGTTTCAACCCGCTCCGTGCGCGAAAATGCAACCACAGAGTGCGGCCATGGCGCAAGAGCACGCAAGCCGCACAGCGTGGCACGCTCGAATCTCAAGAACAGACCACGACCGTTGATGCCAACCACAAGCAAATGGGGAGAGGGATGAAAGTCAAAATATCGAGTGCATGCCTGTCGTACTACCGGCGGGAAAATGCGCGAAGCACACGCGGCAGAACAGCACGAGCCGCCGCCCTTCTGGCCACCACCTTGATACTTGCCGGCGCTGCGCCGGGTTGGGTCCAGGCGGAAGAACTGATCCAGGGGCCGTCGGGCGCCCCCCTGGGGCCCGAACCGCCGAAACCGTCCTCGCCCTTCTTCCGGTTCAGCGATACGCAGGTGAGCTACACATACCTGAACGATCTCCGGCAGCCGGGCGTCACCGGTGGCCGGGCCGGACGCTCCATCGAGGGGCGTAGCGCGCCGGGCAACATGCTGAGCCTCACCCATGTCCATGGCTGGGAGTACGGCACCAATTTCCTCAACCTCGACCTGCGGCGCTACGGTTCGCAGATCCCGGCCGGCCGGCCGCCCTTTCCCGGACCGGCCACGACCTTCGATTACGGCCAGACCACCCTGTTCCTGACCTATCGCGGCACCTTGAGCGGCAACGCCATGGTGGCAACTCCGCTCTTCGTCCTGCCCGGCATCATCAAGGACGTGTCGCTGGCCTACGGCGTCGATCATCAGAGCGACAACACGCGGCTGTCGCTGCTGCGGACCCGGGCGATGGGCGGCCTCAGCTTCTCGTTCGATGTCCCGGTCGGCTTCTTCAACCTCGCGGTGCTCGCCCAGAGGGACTGGTTCCGCTTTGCCGACTTGCTGCCACCCCTTCGCCAGACCGGGACGGACATCGTGCCCCGCGTCGAAGCGACCTATCTGGTACCACTGACGTTCACGGGTTTGCCGCTTTCGCTGACGGGCTTCGCCTCCTACAACCCGCCCCGCGGCGACGACCCGAAGGGCGGACGGCTGAAGGCCGAGGTTCTGGTGCGCAGCAACCTCGTCCTCGACGTCGGGGACCTGCTCTACAACAAGCCTAACCGCATGAAGGCGTTCATCGGCGTCCTGCATCAGAAGAACCTGCTCGGCGCCAATTCCCGCGTCGTGCCCGGCGCGCAGTTCACCTCGTTCTTGGCCGGCCTGAGCTTCTCCGTGTTCTGAACGGGCCATCCGTCAATTTGAGCATCGTCCCGAAAGCTGGTTACCGGCTTTCGGAAAAAGATGATGCGAAAACAAGCGCCTCAAACATCGCCCTGGATCAGGTCACAGTACACGACAGGGTAGCGGCGGGCGGTGCGAAGTGATGGGCTGAAGGACTGACCTGACCGGTATTTTGGACCGAGCCGAGTGAGAGGTTGACCTGACCGGCTGGCTTTGGACTGGGCTGATTGAGAGGGTCAGCCAGGACCGAAGGAGTCGGACATGCGGCGAGGACAGAAGACGAGCGCGGAGTAGGTCGTGCGGTCGTGTCCCTGTGCGTTGTGTAGCTCGCTGAGGGCCACCACGATCACCGGCCGGGGCCGGGCGGATCAGGCTGCCAGGGTGGGCAGGCTGACGAGGGGATCATCGCCGATTGGGGCGATGCTTTCCAGGGTGATGTAGCGTGAGCGCTGTACGGCCCACTCGTCGTTTTGTTCGAGCCGGATCGCGCCGACGAGGCGCGTGATGGCTGCCTCGTTGGGGAAGATACCCACGACCTCGGTCCGGCGTTTGATCTCACCGTTCAGGCGCTCCAGCGGG from Methylobacterium sp. AMS5 carries:
- a CDS encoding MarR family transcriptional regulator; protein product: MAKATELVIAPADLQPRLGAIEDLVGYHLRRASTAVRNDFARVIEGSGMRQVLFGILSVVEANPGINQGAIGRVLGIHRANMVVLVNELIEKGWISRRADEADRRAFVLDLTPEGQAVFAEVRRQLHAHEATLLAELDAAECAQLIALLRRIGSKDA
- a CDS encoding p-hydroxycinnamoyl CoA hydratase/lyase, with the translated sequence MANDHDTVAYEVQDRVAWVRFNRPEKRNCMSPALNRRMMEVLDTLEFREDVGVLVLTGEGTAWSAGMDLKEYFRETEAQGLAGTRKAQRESYGWWRRLRWYQKPTIAMVNGWCFGGGYGPLYACDLAFAAEEAQFGLSEINWGILPGGGATKVAVALTSFRNAMYHAMMGETVDGRTAAAWGFVNEAVPADQLRARVAAVAAVLLKKNPVALKATKDAVRRVADMTYDDAEDYLIRAQEAANSFDNEGRKEGIRQFIDEKSYKPGLGAYDLSKHKT
- a CDS encoding helix-turn-helix domain-containing protein, yielding MQPDHTRAIPVFRLYGEVAEAAAPNFVHAERIGPSARLHDWEIAAHRHDHLTQALMVTEGGGQVRIDAGNDRFRAPWLLWIPAGTVHAFSFRPETEGVVLSLSDDFLGSVITHDHEAARLDATAAAVFSGPPGAPDEIDMNVVSLFEGLRREVGGAQPGSFSAVAALVKLLLVGVVRTHALRAFTEPAAAARAGLYRRFRRLLEANLRQNWPVARFAADLGVSPDRLHAACTQVVGKPPQSVLHERQVLEAQRALIYTALPISKIAFDLGFNDPAYFSRFFAQRAGISPAAYRKRNRPAGPSA
- a CDS encoding aldehyde dehydrogenase — encoded protein: MLDTSTEPGVAPADTSYLERRNPLTGAVATRMPAHDVDAARAVADAAEAALPVWSELGPTARRTVLLRAAECLTARADAFVAAMTAEIGATEGWARFNLQLAAAMTREAAALTTQIGGEVIPSDKPGCLAMSVREPAGVVLGIAPWNAPIILGVRAVAVPLACGNTAILKASEQCPRTHALIVEAFREAGLPDGALGFVANRPEAAGAVVGALIDHPAVRRINFTGSTSVGRVIARRAAEHLKPVLLELGGKAPLLVLEDADLDEAVKAAAFGAFMNQGQICMSTERIIVLDAVADEFAERFRAKAAALSVGDPREGRAPLGAVVDLKTVDHVRGLVEDAVADGATLLTGGAADGVLMPAHVVDRVTPAMRLFREETFGPVVALVRARDEAEAIALANDTEYGLSASIFTRDAARGLRVARRIKSGICHINGPTVHDEAQMPFGGVKASGYGRFGGRAGIDAFTELRWITVETQPGHFPI
- a CDS encoding aromatic ring-hydroxylating dioxygenase subunit alpha, translating into MTAPKPFPMNAWYAAAWDYEIKRALTPRRICDTPVVLYRRGDGGVAALEDACWHRLLPLSLGHLRGDEVVCGYHGLVFNPAGRCTFMPAQETINPSACVRAFPVVEKYRLIWVWMGDPALADPATVPDFHWNSDAPWVGEGGTYYGLKCDYRLVVDNLMDLTHETYVHAGSIGDEAITRNPFDVTHAGRKAVVERWMEGIEPPPFWARMLGRPGPVDRWQIIHFEAPGIVAGDVGVAPAGTGARTGDRSQGVNGFFLAAITPETETSCHYFWNFVRNFRTDDQSLTKTLNLAHVNDGNGVYDQDFAVLEAQQRAIDRNPRQPFYNLNIDAGALWARRLIDTMLAAEQGGPAGDPPRLAAE
- the pcaD gene encoding 3-oxoadipate enol-lactonase, which codes for MPLIRINDIDLTYEFSGPSGAPVLVLSNSLGTTLAMWDGVAKRLRGRYRILRYDTRGHGGSATRDAETRIEDLAADLLGLLDALGIARAHLAGLSLGGMTVQAAAAAAPERVLSLTLMATSAHLPSPESWGERAATVRAQGTAAIVEATLGRWFTPGFSAQAPAAVAAIREAFVACDPVGYAVCCGAIGRMDLRPVLGRIGAPTLVIAGRDDPATPPAMAEAICAGIPQAELVLLPRAAHLLAVEHPEATAAHLGAFLDRQRGDRAATGAVPFAEGLENRKAVLGTAHVERSLAAAGRFAGPWQDFITRTAWGEIWGDPRLPWKTRSLVTLALMAALGREEEFKLHIRPALANGLDLDELQALLLQTAIYAGVPAANGAFRWVRDTLGEAADAGP
- a CDS encoding PDR/VanB family oxidoreductase; translated protein: MHARPEWQGARLREIRDLTPDIRLFTIEPERFERPSPGSNIAIGVRIGERPDTRRYSLVGLAADGLYRIAVKRLPDSRGGSAYLHGLAPGARLTISAPANHFPLNRGRPDYLLVAGGIGITPIYGMAVALAEAGAPVRVLYTARAAADLAFADSLRERLGARLRIFLDERGERIDLAAEIARLASGGELYICGPIGLREAAQRAWAASGRPIDGLRFETFGSSGRYPAEPFRVRIPRLSREILVPHNQSLLDALEAAGIAVISDCRRGECGLCAVKVLDLAGRLDHRDVFLSDAQKDTNAQICTCVSRVAGGNLSIDIADRS